A single genomic interval of Pirellulales bacterium harbors:
- a CDS encoding cytochrome b N-terminal domain-containing protein, which yields MRSLIVKLYEWLDLRFGIRESIVPLAQHPIPRGATWLYSFGSATMTLLLLQILTGILLAMTYVPSANEAYTSLEYLNYEQPLGWFLRAMHFYGSSGMVIMLLVHMTQVFLMGAYKYPREATWIVGVGLLVFTLGMAFTGQVLRWDQDAYWGVGVGAAIAGRTPGIGPQVVQLMLGGPTIAAETLSRFFAMHVFVLPGLLLTFLAVHLYLVVRQGVSTPPVPGKSAEQYDAEYHEEIKRGEPFYPDGVFRDMVTCALAVIVVVVLSAWVGPYGPNGPPDPTLIEADPRPDWPFLWVFALAALCPPSLEGPMLLGIVPLGITLLVLVPIIGGRGERSPRRRPLAVAVVLLVFTTLGVLSYLGATAPWSPDMTGWSADPTPVSLVKTLSPVELQGALVMQNKNCRNCHAIGGLGGHRGPDLDGVAVRLDHDELVRQVVQGGGDMPAYGRQLSSAEITTLVAFLERLRPDREAAARDAAIPETSAGSGGE from the coding sequence ATGCGTTCGCTCATCGTGAAACTGTACGAGTGGCTCGACCTGCGGTTCGGCATCCGCGAATCGATCGTGCCGCTGGCGCAGCATCCGATCCCGCGCGGCGCGACGTGGCTCTATTCGTTCGGCAGCGCCACGATGACGCTGCTCCTCCTGCAGATCCTCACCGGCATCCTGCTGGCGATGACCTACGTCCCGTCGGCGAACGAGGCCTACACGAGCCTCGAGTATCTCAATTACGAGCAGCCGCTGGGCTGGTTCCTGCGCGCGATGCACTTCTACGGCTCGAGCGGCATGGTCATCATGCTGCTGGTCCACATGACGCAGGTCTTTCTGATGGGGGCCTACAAGTATCCGCGCGAGGCCACCTGGATCGTCGGCGTCGGACTGCTCGTCTTCACGCTCGGCATGGCCTTTACCGGGCAGGTACTGCGCTGGGATCAAGATGCCTATTGGGGCGTCGGCGTGGGAGCGGCCATCGCCGGCCGTACTCCCGGCATTGGGCCGCAAGTTGTGCAATTGATGCTGGGCGGGCCCACGATCGCCGCGGAAACGCTGAGCCGTTTCTTCGCGATGCACGTTTTCGTGCTGCCGGGTCTGCTGCTGACGTTTCTGGCGGTCCATCTCTACCTCGTCGTGCGGCAGGGAGTGTCGACACCTCCCGTGCCCGGCAAGTCGGCCGAACAGTACGACGCCGAGTACCACGAAGAGATCAAACGTGGCGAGCCGTTCTATCCCGACGGCGTTTTCCGCGACATGGTCACCTGCGCGCTGGCGGTGATTGTGGTCGTGGTGCTTTCCGCCTGGGTCGGACCGTATGGACCGAACGGTCCCCCCGATCCCACGTTGATCGAGGCCGATCCGCGCCCCGACTGGCCCTTCTTGTGGGTCTTTGCCCTGGCGGCCCTTTGTCCCCCGAGTCTCGAAGGACCGATGCTCCTGGGTATCGTGCCGCTGGGAATCACCCTGCTGGTGCTCGTGCCGATCATCGGCGGTCGGGGAGAACGCAGTCCGCGGCGGCGACCACTGGCCGTGGCGGTCGTGCTGTTGGTCTTTACGACGCTTGGCGTGCTGAGTTATCTCGGCGCGACGGCCCCTTGGTCTCCCGACATGACGGGCTGGAGCGCCGATCCCACGCCCGTGTCACTGGTGAAAACCCTCTCGCCGGTCGAGTTGCAGGGCGCGCTCGTGATGCAGAACAAGAATTGTCGCAATTGCCACGCCATTGGCGGCCTGGGAGGTCATCGCGGACCCGACCTCGACGGCGTGGCCGTGCGGTTGGATCATGACGAGCTCGTGCGGCAAGTCGTGCAAGGCGGAGGGGACATGCCCGCCTACGGTCGGCAGCTCTCGTCGGCCGAGATTACGACGCTGGTCGCGTTTCTCGAGCGTTTGCGGCCCGATCGTGAAGCCGCCGCGCGCGACGCGGCCATCCCCGAGACGTCGGCCGGCTCCGGCGGCGAGTAA
- a CDS encoding heme-copper oxidase subunit III — protein sequence MNAATATTAASTSHAELGPSARGKVAMVCFLTTEAAFFSTLIVSYLFYYRNPGPGPTAAEVLDFKLPAIGTVCLVTSSLTIALAARAASRGQRDGVTRWLLVTVTLAIGFLIVTGIEWKGLIYDHHVTITTNLFGSTYFTLIGFHAGHVTMGAMTMLVVIELIRRGTLGPAGFGSVELVGWYWHFVDGVWIVLLFVVYFLALK from the coding sequence ATGAATGCAGCCACCGCCACGACCGCCGCGTCGACGTCGCACGCCGAGTTGGGTCCCAGCGCGCGCGGCAAGGTGGCGATGGTCTGCTTCCTGACGACCGAAGCGGCGTTCTTCAGCACGTTGATCGTGTCGTATCTCTTCTACTATCGAAACCCCGGCCCTGGGCCGACCGCCGCCGAGGTGCTCGACTTCAAGCTGCCGGCCATCGGCACCGTCTGTCTGGTAACGAGCAGCCTCACGATTGCGCTCGCCGCGCGTGCCGCCTCACGGGGACAGCGCGATGGCGTCACCCGCTGGCTACTGGTCACGGTGACGCTGGCCATCGGGTTCCTCATCGTGACGGGAATCGAGTGGAAGGGCTTGATCTACGATCACCACGTCACCATCACCACGAATCTCTTCGGCTCGACCTATTTCACGTTGATCGGCTTTCACGCCGGACACGTGACGATGGGGGCCATGACGATGCTCGTCGTGATCGAGCTGATCCGCCGCGGCACGCTCGGGCCGGCGGGCTTCGGTTCCGTCGAGTTGGTTGGCTGGTACTGGCACTTCGTCGATGGCGTGTGGATCGTGCTGTTGTTTGTCGTCTATTTCCTGGCGCTCAAGTAG
- a CDS encoding redoxin domain-containing protein — translation MSMRRLCVSAVCASLVLGGAGWIVTGSATSAVAAAPANEGDGRIGLEINDFTLRDHLGATHSLKSLAGKQGTVVVFLGADCPLVKQYAPRLTELADEFKNQGVNFVGINSNRQDSATEIAASVRTTGLNFPVLKDVGNVVADQLRAVRTPEVFLLDADGVVRYWGRIDDQYGFMQGVAYQKAAPGRRDLAEAIREVLADKDVSVAVTSAPGCLIGRVRETDTSGEVTYTNQIARIFQNHCVECHRPGEIAPFAMTTYDEVLGWGDMIKEVVREQRMPPWHADKQYGHFSNDVSLTDEEKGQIYAWVDAGCPEGEQSDLPAPREFATGWQMPQPDLVLAMGEKPFHVPATGYVDYKYFTVDPGFTEDMWVQAAEARPGNREVVHHIIVFVKSPNDRSQGFGALSGFLVATAPGAKPMIAPDGMAKFIPKGSKLVFQMHYTPNGRATDDLSSVGLKFVKASEVQHRLETKSAANPFFAIPAFESDYAVDAYKKFRHDSLLVSLYPHMHLRGKAFRYTAIYPDGKEEVLLDVPRYDFNWQNTYVFDEPKFMPKGTRLYAKAVFDNSEENLANPDPSREVTFGEQTYDEMMIGFFDAVELNKSSDLPGNKQRDEKVARQPNENDSASND, via the coding sequence CTGTCGATGCGACGTTTGTGCGTTTCCGCCGTTTGTGCTTCGCTCGTGTTGGGTGGAGCAGGATGGATCGTGACTGGCTCGGCTACGTCGGCGGTGGCCGCTGCCCCTGCCAACGAAGGCGATGGTCGCATCGGGCTCGAGATCAACGACTTTACGCTTCGAGACCACTTGGGTGCGACGCATTCTTTGAAGTCCTTGGCCGGCAAGCAGGGGACGGTCGTCGTCTTCCTGGGGGCCGATTGCCCGCTGGTCAAGCAATACGCCCCGCGTCTGACGGAGCTCGCCGACGAGTTCAAGAACCAGGGGGTGAACTTCGTTGGCATCAACTCGAACCGGCAGGATTCGGCCACCGAGATCGCCGCGTCGGTCCGAACGACTGGGCTCAACTTTCCCGTGTTGAAGGACGTCGGCAACGTCGTGGCCGATCAGCTCCGTGCGGTGCGCACCCCCGAGGTCTTCTTGCTCGACGCGGATGGCGTCGTGCGGTACTGGGGCCGCATCGACGATCAATACGGCTTCATGCAGGGTGTGGCGTACCAGAAAGCGGCTCCTGGACGGCGCGATCTGGCCGAGGCGATTCGAGAGGTGCTCGCCGATAAGGACGTGAGCGTGGCGGTCACGTCGGCGCCAGGCTGCCTGATCGGCCGCGTGCGCGAGACCGATACCTCGGGCGAAGTCACCTACACGAATCAGATCGCCCGCATCTTCCAGAACCACTGTGTCGAGTGCCATCGGCCGGGCGAGATCGCTCCCTTCGCCATGACGACCTACGACGAGGTGCTCGGCTGGGGGGACATGATTAAGGAAGTCGTGCGCGAACAGCGCATGCCGCCGTGGCACGCCGACAAGCAGTACGGCCATTTCTCGAACGACGTGAGCCTGACCGATGAAGAGAAGGGGCAGATCTATGCCTGGGTCGACGCGGGCTGTCCCGAAGGTGAACAATCGGACCTGCCCGCTCCGCGCGAGTTCGCCACGGGTTGGCAGATGCCGCAGCCCGATCTGGTGCTGGCGATGGGGGAGAAGCCCTTCCACGTGCCGGCCACCGGGTATGTCGATTACAAGTATTTCACGGTCGATCCCGGTTTCACCGAGGACATGTGGGTGCAGGCGGCCGAAGCCCGGCCTGGCAATCGCGAGGTCGTGCATCACATCATCGTCTTCGTGAAGTCGCCGAACGATCGCAGCCAGGGCTTTGGCGCCTTGTCGGGCTTTCTGGTGGCGACCGCGCCGGGCGCCAAGCCGATGATCGCCCCCGATGGCATGGCCAAGTTCATTCCCAAGGGTTCGAAGCTCGTCTTCCAGATGCACTACACGCCCAATGGTCGCGCGACGGACGATCTGAGCTCGGTGGGGCTCAAGTTCGTGAAGGCCAGCGAGGTGCAGCACCGTCTCGAGACGAAGAGCGCGGCGAATCCGTTCTTTGCGATTCCGGCCTTCGAGTCGGACTACGCGGTAGACGCCTACAAGAAGTTCCGCCACGATTCGTTGCTCGTCTCGCTCTATCCGCACATGCACCTGCGGGGCAAAGCGTTCCGCTACACGGCTATCTACCCCGACGGCAAGGAAGAAGTGCTGCTCGACGTGCCGCGCTACGACTTCAACTGGCAGAACACCTACGTCTTCGACGAGCCGAAGTTCATGCCCAAGGGGACGCGGCTCTATGCGAAGGCGGTGTTCGACAACTCGGAAGAAAACCTGGCGAACCCGGATCCCTCGCGTGAAGTGACCTTCGGCGAGCAGACGTATGACGAGATGATGATCGGCTTCTTCGATGCCGTGGAACTCAACAAGTCGTCGGACCTGCCCGGCAATAAGCAGCGCGATGAAAAGGTCGCGCGGCAGCCGAACGAGAACGACTCGGCCAGCAACGACTGA
- the coxB gene encoding cytochrome c oxidase subunit II, with protein sequence MPGRSRAGSHTKSATRKQRARRVRLALGAACFCAGLLLALPVVHAGDRSIWNPASPTAESIHSIFLLVIGITGVIFILVQGALLYFVYRFRRRDPDDKTEPPQLYGSRPIELAWTVAPLLTVFVLFLVVVRTVSEIRAAPPSENALRVTVVGHQWWWEFRYPDHGVTTANELHVPVGDDETPRPIVLELESADVIHSFWLPRLAGKTDVIPNHVNMMWFEARTPEVYLGQCAEYCGTQHANMLFRVVAESPADFDAWVEEQRRPAATPESAQAGWQLFRDLACLNCHTIRGTVARGTVGPDLTHLMSRATIASGSVPNDRDNLIEWVYDAQTLKPGCEMPGMKISRAEATTIADYLLTLQ encoded by the coding sequence GTGCCAGGAAGGTCGAGAGCGGGCTCGCACACGAAGTCGGCCACGCGCAAGCAGCGTGCGCGCCGGGTTCGTCTCGCCCTGGGGGCGGCCTGCTTCTGTGCCGGGCTGCTCCTGGCACTGCCGGTGGTCCACGCCGGCGATCGCTCGATCTGGAACCCCGCCTCTCCCACGGCCGAATCTATACATTCGATCTTTCTCCTCGTGATCGGCATCACGGGGGTGATCTTCATCCTGGTGCAGGGGGCCTTGCTCTACTTCGTCTATCGCTTCCGGCGTCGCGATCCGGACGACAAGACCGAACCGCCGCAGCTCTATGGCAGCCGGCCCATCGAGCTGGCCTGGACCGTGGCGCCCCTCTTGACCGTGTTCGTGTTATTCCTCGTGGTGGTGCGCACGGTGAGCGAGATCCGCGCCGCGCCGCCGTCCGAAAACGCGCTGCGCGTCACCGTGGTGGGGCACCAATGGTGGTGGGAATTCCGCTATCCCGATCACGGCGTCACCACGGCGAACGAATTGCACGTGCCGGTGGGAGACGACGAAACCCCGCGTCCGATCGTGCTCGAGCTCGAATCGGCCGACGTGATCCACAGCTTCTGGCTGCCTCGTCTGGCGGGCAAGACCGACGTCATTCCGAACCACGTGAACATGATGTGGTTCGAGGCCCGCACGCCCGAGGTGTATCTCGGGCAGTGCGCCGAGTACTGCGGCACGCAGCACGCGAACATGCTCTTTCGCGTGGTGGCCGAATCGCCCGCCGATTTCGATGCCTGGGTCGAGGAGCAGCGCCGTCCCGCGGCTACGCCCGAATCGGCGCAGGCTGGTTGGCAATTGTTTCGCGATCTGGCCTGTCTCAACTGCCACACGATTCGCGGCACGGTGGCGCGCGGCACCGTGGGGCCCGATCTCACGCACCTGATGAGCCGCGCCACGATCGCCTCGGGCAGCGTACCCAACGACCGCGACAACCTGATCGAATGGGTCTACGACGCGCAAACGCTCAAGCCGGGCTGCGAGATGCCGGGCATGAAGATCTCGCGCGCAGAGGCCACGACGATCGCCGATTACCTGCTGACCCTCCAATAA
- a CDS encoding cytochrome c oxidase assembly protein, whose product MSPLLDAPLRTWNWEPWLFFSLGTTALLYLRGWRLLRRTNPGEFTGLRLTCFCSGLAAILLALVSPLDALGEWRLSLHMLQHLLLMMVAPPLIWLGAPALPLLRGLPGYMQREWIGPFLRPGPVQTVLHLFAHPVICWGVPVLTIWLWHVPALYEKALAQAAWHEAEHASFLMAGLLFWWPVVQPYPSVARWSRWAMIPYLLLADVQNTIFSAIFCFSPTVIYAHYAQLPHDAGSNPLTDQAIAGAIMWIPGSVLFLLPVAWLLMSLLRGASHARATVLTVGATVSDLNSSPKKTWRRAPLDLLRPRFLNRVARWRHTRTLVQVAMLLLAAAVVFDGFTGPSLAPTNLAGVLPWTHWRGFTVLALLAVGNLFCFACPFTLPRQLLGRWLPAGRNLPRPLRSKWIAVALVIIYLGCYEVFGLWSSPFWTAWLVVGYFGAALTVETAFRRGSFCKYVCPIGQFHFVQSLVSPFELRPREMATCQSCASHACLQGTSQQSGCQMNLFLPQKQGNLDCTLCLDCVRACPANNIGLLPILPASDLTRDEPRSGVGRWSLRPDIAALVVVLAFGAFANAAGMVGPVLEWQDRVAARLGIPAAIFVAIVFAIEVIFLPLLLFAGVTTLTRFGGAAYRSAREVFCRDAMCLVPIGVAMWIVHFGFHLATSVGTVIPVTQRFLTDLHLATFAAPDWQCGCCAAPPGWLLKSEMLVLGLGLLLSLHTLYRLGNRTTLRQRIATMLPWGTLVVAFYLLGLWIIFQPMQMRGTMLATG is encoded by the coding sequence ATGTCCCCGCTCCTCGACGCCCCGCTGCGCACCTGGAATTGGGAACCGTGGCTCTTTTTCTCGCTGGGTACGACGGCGCTCCTTTACCTTCGCGGCTGGCGGTTGCTGCGGCGGACGAATCCCGGCGAGTTCACTGGGCTGCGGCTGACTTGTTTTTGCAGCGGTCTCGCGGCGATTCTGTTGGCGCTGGTCTCGCCCCTCGACGCGCTGGGCGAGTGGCGTCTGTCGCTGCACATGCTGCAGCATCTCTTGCTGATGATGGTGGCGCCGCCGCTGATCTGGCTGGGTGCGCCGGCGCTCCCGCTGTTGCGCGGGCTGCCGGGGTACATGCAGCGAGAGTGGATCGGCCCGTTTCTGCGACCCGGTCCCGTGCAAACCGTGCTGCACCTGTTCGCGCATCCGGTGATCTGCTGGGGCGTGCCGGTGTTGACCATCTGGTTGTGGCACGTGCCGGCGCTCTACGAAAAAGCGCTGGCGCAAGCGGCCTGGCACGAGGCGGAGCACGCCTCGTTTCTGATGGCCGGCCTGCTCTTCTGGTGGCCGGTCGTGCAGCCCTACCCCAGCGTGGCCCGCTGGTCGCGCTGGGCGATGATCCCCTACCTGCTGCTGGCCGACGTACAGAATACGATCTTCTCGGCAATCTTCTGCTTTTCGCCCACCGTGATCTACGCGCACTACGCGCAGTTGCCGCACGACGCAGGCAGCAATCCTTTGACCGATCAGGCGATCGCCGGCGCGATCATGTGGATTCCCGGCTCCGTGCTGTTTCTACTTCCGGTCGCCTGGCTGTTGATGTCGTTGCTGCGCGGCGCTTCGCACGCTCGCGCCACCGTTCTGACAGTGGGCGCCACAGTGAGCGATCTTAACAGCTCGCCAAAAAAAACCTGGCGCCGTGCCCCCCTCGACTTGCTGCGGCCCAGGTTCCTCAACCGGGTAGCAAGATGGCGGCACACGAGAACCCTCGTGCAAGTGGCGATGTTGCTGCTGGCCGCGGCCGTGGTCTTCGACGGTTTCACCGGTCCGTCCCTGGCGCCGACGAACCTGGCGGGCGTGCTGCCATGGACGCACTGGCGCGGCTTCACCGTGCTCGCGTTGCTCGCGGTGGGAAATCTCTTCTGCTTTGCCTGTCCTTTCACGCTGCCGCGACAACTGCTCGGCCGGTGGCTGCCCGCGGGACGTAACTTGCCGCGTCCCTTGCGATCGAAATGGATCGCCGTCGCGCTGGTGATAATCTACCTCGGCTGCTACGAGGTCTTTGGACTTTGGTCGAGTCCCTTCTGGACCGCCTGGCTGGTGGTTGGTTACTTCGGGGCGGCGCTCACGGTCGAGACCGCGTTTCGTCGCGGCTCGTTCTGCAAATACGTCTGCCCGATCGGGCAGTTTCATTTTGTGCAGTCGCTCGTTTCGCCCTTCGAACTGCGTCCGCGCGAGATGGCCACCTGCCAATCCTGTGCATCGCACGCCTGTCTGCAAGGCACTTCGCAGCAGTCGGGCTGCCAGATGAATCTCTTCCTGCCGCAGAAGCAGGGCAATCTCGATTGCACGCTTTGTCTCGATTGCGTGCGCGCGTGCCCGGCGAACAATATCGGCTTGCTGCCGATCTTGCCCGCCAGCGATCTCACGCGCGACGAGCCGCGCTCGGGCGTCGGTCGCTGGAGTCTCCGGCCCGATATCGCCGCGCTGGTGGTCGTGCTGGCATTCGGGGCGTTCGCCAATGCCGCTGGAATGGTAGGTCCCGTGCTCGAGTGGCAAGATCGCGTCGCGGCTCGGCTCGGCATTCCCGCGGCGATCTTCGTGGCGATCGTGTTCGCCATCGAAGTGATCTTCTTGCCGCTGCTGCTCTTTGCCGGCGTGACCACTCTGACGCGTTTCGGCGGCGCCGCATATCGCTCCGCGCGCGAAGTGTTCTGCCGCGATGCGATGTGCCTCGTGCCGATCGGCGTGGCGATGTGGATCGTCCATTTCGGCTTTCACCTGGCCACGAGCGTGGGAACGGTGATTCCGGTGACGCAGCGATTTCTCACGGATCTGCATCTCGCTACCTTTGCTGCGCCCGACTGGCAATGTGGCTGCTGCGCGGCGCCGCCCGGTTGGCTCTTGAAGTCCGAGATGCTCGTCCTCGGCCTGGGACTGCTCTTGTCGCTGCACACGCTCTATCGACTGGGCAACCGAACGACGCTTCGGCAACGAATCGCGACCATGTTGCCGTGGGGCACGCTCGTTGTGGCATTTTACCTGCTCGGCCTGTGGATCATCTTTCAACCAATGCAGATGCGTGGCACGATGCTGGCCACGGGGTAA
- a CDS encoding c-type cytochrome, translated as MQRATRYRRSIRQLAAIVALGFFVGFAGCGRPNPADRPVRPRDVLEFDKLFAMNCAGCHGAGGTLGAAPPLADPLFLAIASKESLHDTISQGRSGTLMPAFAIEQGGTLTPEQINVLIDGIKQHWSAAPDHSLPPDLPAYAAAVDGPAGDALRGEQVFSRACANCHGEDGRGGENAGDIRASAFLALTSQQFLRRIVITGRPELGMPDYRRLQGPPDSTLSPQDIDDVVALLLAWRKQALSLAASERREADRSIAGQPEASDLPGSRHARID; from the coding sequence GTGCAGCGCGCCACCCGCTATCGACGATCGATCCGCCAGCTCGCCGCAATCGTGGCGCTGGGGTTCTTCGTGGGCTTCGCCGGCTGCGGACGTCCGAATCCTGCCGATCGTCCCGTGCGGCCGCGCGACGTGCTCGAGTTCGACAAGCTCTTCGCCATGAATTGCGCCGGTTGCCACGGCGCCGGTGGCACTCTGGGGGCAGCGCCGCCGCTGGCCGATCCCTTGTTCCTGGCGATCGCATCGAAAGAGTCGCTCCACGACACCATCTCGCAAGGTCGCTCCGGCACGCTGATGCCGGCCTTCGCGATCGAACAAGGGGGGACGCTCACCCCCGAACAGATCAACGTGCTCATCGACGGGATCAAGCAGCACTGGAGCGCCGCGCCGGACCACTCCCTTCCGCCCGACCTGCCCGCGTACGCCGCGGCGGTAGACGGCCCCGCGGGCGACGCCTTGCGCGGAGAGCAGGTTTTCAGCCGCGCGTGCGCAAACTGTCACGGCGAGGATGGGCGCGGAGGCGAGAACGCGGGCGATATTCGCGCGAGTGCCTTTCTCGCGCTGACGAGCCAGCAGTTTTTACGGCGCATCGTAATCACGGGCCGCCCGGAACTGGGGATGCCCGACTATCGCCGCTTGCAGGGCCCCCCCGATTCGACCTTGTCGCCGCAAGATATCGATGATGTGGTGGCCCTACTGCTCGCCTGGCGCAAGCAAGCACTGAGCCTGGCTGCCAGCGAGCGGCGCGAGGCCGATCGTTCGATCGCCGGCCAGCCCGAAGCCAGCGACCTCCCGGGGAGTCGTCATGCACGAATCGACTGA
- the ctaD gene encoding cytochrome c oxidase subunit I, with amino-acid sequence MSTLESTNVVPAARPSLFEQCVTTVDHKVLGILYLLASGLFFLAAGLEAALMRWQLMQPHAGKLDPDTFNELFTMHGTTMVFFVGMPVLVGFGNYLVPLMIGARDMAFPRLNALGFWLFFFGGLLTYYSFFAGGAPDIGWFGYAPLTAYAFSRDTSTDYWILGLLVSGIGTVAAGINFVTTIVTMRAPGMTLGKLPLFVWMMLVDAVLIIVAFPPLTAAQIMLLLDRSLGAHFFDTQEGGSALLWQHLFWFFGHPEVYILVLPAFGMISEIVPVFSRKVIFGYESVAAATVGIGFISLGVWAHHMFAVGMSSTLDAIFAGATFLIAVPTGIKVFNWVATLYGGKLRLDSPMLFSLGFLSMFLLGGLTGIMLATVPIDWQVTDTYFVVAHFHYVLFGGTIFAVMAGLYYWFPKMSGRLLDERLARWNFWLLLAGFNLTFGPMHFAGLLGMPRRIYTYAEGNGWEVWNQLSTLGVIVQGAAFLVLFVNIGRSLRSGKPAGDDPWDAWTLEWATASPPAPYNFEVVPEVRSRRPLWDLKHPDDPDWRYE; translated from the coding sequence ATGTCCACGCTCGAATCCACCAACGTCGTCCCGGCCGCGCGCCCGTCGCTCTTCGAGCAGTGCGTGACGACGGTCGACCACAAGGTGCTGGGCATCCTCTACCTGCTGGCGAGCGGTCTGTTCTTTCTCGCGGCCGGTCTCGAAGCGGCCCTGATGCGCTGGCAGTTGATGCAGCCGCACGCGGGCAAGCTCGATCCCGATACGTTCAACGAACTATTCACCATGCATGGCACGACGATGGTCTTCTTCGTCGGCATGCCGGTGCTCGTCGGCTTCGGCAACTACCTCGTGCCGCTGATGATCGGCGCCCGCGACATGGCCTTCCCGCGTTTGAATGCGCTGGGATTCTGGCTGTTTTTCTTCGGCGGGCTGCTGACCTATTACAGCTTTTTCGCCGGCGGAGCGCCCGACATCGGCTGGTTCGGCTACGCACCACTGACGGCCTACGCCTTTTCGCGCGATACGAGCACCGACTACTGGATTCTCGGCCTGCTGGTGAGCGGCATCGGCACCGTGGCGGCGGGCATCAATTTCGTGACGACAATTGTCACCATGCGCGCGCCGGGCATGACGCTCGGCAAGCTCCCCTTATTCGTCTGGATGATGCTGGTTGACGCGGTGCTCATCATCGTGGCTTTTCCGCCACTGACGGCAGCGCAGATCATGCTGCTGTTGGACCGCTCGCTGGGGGCCCACTTCTTCGATACCCAAGAAGGGGGCTCGGCCCTGCTGTGGCAGCACCTGTTCTGGTTCTTCGGCCATCCGGAGGTCTATATCCTCGTGCTGCCGGCCTTCGGCATGATCTCGGAGATCGTGCCGGTCTTCTCGCGCAAGGTGATCTTCGGATACGAGTCGGTCGCCGCCGCCACCGTGGGCATCGGCTTTATCAGCCTGGGCGTCTGGGCGCATCACATGTTTGCCGTGGGGATGAGCTCCACGCTCGACGCCATTTTTGCCGGAGCGACGTTTCTCATCGCCGTGCCGACGGGGATCAAGGTGTTCAACTGGGTCGCCACCCTCTATGGCGGCAAGTTGCGACTCGATTCGCCCATGCTCTTCTCGCTCGGCTTTCTTTCGATGTTCCTCCTCGGCGGGCTGACGGGCATCATGCTCGCCACCGTGCCGATCGACTGGCAGGTGACCGACACCTACTTTGTCGTGGCCCACTTCCACTACGTGCTGTTCGGCGGCACGATCTTCGCCGTCATGGCGGGGCTCTACTACTGGTTTCCCAAGATGAGCGGCCGACTGCTCGACGAGCGGCTCGCGCGGTGGAACTTCTGGCTGCTGCTGGCCGGCTTCAATCTGACGTTCGGGCCGATGCACTTTGCCGGCCTGCTGGGCATGCCCCGCCGCATCTATACCTATGCCGAGGGGAACGGCTGGGAAGTCTGGAATCAACTGAGCACGCTGGGCGTGATCGTGCAGGGGGCCGCGTTCCTCGTGCTGTTCGTGAACATCGGCCGCTCGCTGCGCAGCGGCAAGCCGGCTGGCGATGATCCCTGGGATGCGTGGACGCTGGAATGGGCCACGGCCTCGCCCCCGGCCCCGTACAACTTCGAGGTCGTGCCCGAGGTGCGCAGCCGCCGCCCTCTATGGGATCTGAAACATCCCGACGATCCCGACTGGCGCTACGAGTAA
- a CDS encoding Rieske 2Fe-2S domain-containing protein, translating into MHESTETTPDSAQPADCTSCCGGLFPASRRLTLVALVLNGLAAVLVATPVLGYLLSPVLRPRKDTWLDLGAVDDFPLNQTRLATYRNAGGVPWDGNVDKVAAYVQRLSDETFRVLAVNCTHLGCPVNWFPESGLFLCPCHGGVYYSDGARASGPPPRGLYEYKYRIRNGRLEVLGGHLPTLQDPI; encoded by the coding sequence ATGCACGAATCGACTGAAACCACTCCCGATTCCGCCCAGCCGGCGGACTGCACATCCTGCTGCGGCGGACTTTTCCCGGCCTCGCGGCGTTTGACGCTGGTGGCGTTGGTGCTGAACGGCCTCGCGGCCGTGCTGGTCGCGACACCGGTCTTGGGCTACTTGCTTTCGCCCGTGTTGCGTCCGCGCAAGGACACCTGGCTCGACCTGGGTGCGGTCGATGACTTTCCGCTGAATCAAACGCGGCTGGCCACCTACCGCAACGCGGGAGGCGTGCCCTGGGATGGCAACGTCGACAAGGTGGCTGCCTACGTGCAGCGTTTGAGCGACGAGACGTTCCGCGTGCTGGCGGTGAACTGCACTCACCTGGGCTGCCCGGTGAACTGGTTTCCCGAATCGGGTTTGTTTCTCTGCCCTTGTCACGGCGGCGTTTATTACTCCGACGGCGCACGAGCATCGGGGCCCCCGCCACGCGGCTTGTACGAATACAAGTACCGCATTCGTAACGGCCGGCTCGAGGTGCTCGGCGGCCACCTGCCCACCCTGCAAGACCCGATCTAA